The genomic segment TTTCAGTGAATGTTTTAGCCTTTAAGGTTCAACCACCTAGTAAGGCTGAATGTTATCTTTTCAATGTTAAATAGAAATAGGGGTCAAGTGGCACATCATTTTAAAGGACGTTTAATTTTCTCTCCAATGATAACTTAATATATTTTTTGCTCACCAGTTGCTAAAACCGTACATAAGAAAGTTATGTACGGTAAGAAGTAATTAAAACTTACCTCTACTGAGATTAATGATTGTAAAATTATTGCAATAAGTTGAAATGGTTAGACGATTAGTTGACACCGTTGTAACAGcagaaaaacacaaaaaaatgtaGTCTAAACGATACACGTTCGATTTcagttattttttctttataagaATAACCTTGTTAGCGAAAAATACAATCAAAAATTAAGTGTGCACTCACACACTACCTTAACAAGGCGATTATCATGATTATTTGAACTCCACTGCTGCTCAAAAAAAGCTGGATAGACGAGTAATTAAACCACTCTCTGCCATTGCGCAGCCATGACTCGCCTACTTCCAATTCTACGCTTTCCTAAAATCCTTCACTATATGAGACTCTGTAGAAGCTGGTATTTTGTTCCTCTCATCACGCAACCAAGGTGTTCATTATACGGTTCTGTTTCTTTTGAAAGTCTGCACAAGAGTTCTTAATCGTGACTGCCTACGTAAGATATTCTCAGGACTCTTCTGTAAAGCCACATCGCGAAAACTTCAGCTATTCTCATCATCGCTTTAGTCAGAGTGGCTGCCTCTTTATCGTCTAGAAGGACACTGCATATGTAATATCTAGGCATGCGCGTTTTTATGTTGACCCTCAAAATTctattccaaaaaaaaatgtttcattgtCATAAATGAGTTATGTGTAATTTCAATTCTGTGTTAGTtcctttacaaaaaaaattattattttattaaagatcTAAGATATTTTGAGAAGTCCGAATTTTTGGCCGTCAATAAGTTGGGCATTATTGTTTGGTTTGTTGGTAAATATTAGAAACTTGGTTTTATCCTTCTTTAGATTACgtttaaatagttaaaaacacTGCTCTGAAGTGGTCTCACAGTTACTTGTCCGGAGTGAGCAAACGCGGTAATCATCGCGCCGACAGCTTTCTCATGCCCAAAATTTCACGAAGGATATGACATACTCGGTCTTTTGTGATGGCTACTGTCTCAGCTATCTCGCATACCTTCAGTCGGCGGTGTGCCAATATGAGATCGTGAATTTTTGTGACAGACGTGCGAGCACGTTGGAACTCGTTAAATCAATTTTTGACGGTTGCCATCGAAGGTGAAGAGTCACCGTACATAGCATCCAAGCGCTCTTTACTTTCGCTGCGCGAATTCGCTTGCAAAAACAAGAATTGAATCACCAACCGATAttgctctttttccatttttctaaaatccGCGGATACGAACGCTTTCTCACGCGGTCAAAACAAAACTGCGAGTCCGATTcggctgaaattttgacattagccGTCTACGAGAATGTATTACATGATACATAGTAGATTTCTCTTGAGATAATGCGCCATCGGGCAATGGGGCTAAGTACTTATCTGACTGCCTACGTATATAATACTATGGCGTTTGGCGTTATAGGTGTAACCTACATCACGATTTATGTCTTTCATTAAAAAAGGAGTGCCACCTTTCGTCTTGTCGACTAGTCAAGAGAAATAAGTTTTTCTCAGGACACAGTAAACAGACCGACAGGTTTTCTACAGAAATTTTGGCGTTGTTTTTTAATTCTTAACACTTTACTGGGAAAAATGCGATTTTCTCTTAtcattaaatataaacattttatctgTCAAAGATAGAAAAACTTCCCAAATGgcgtttataaaattttttaaataaatttgttgcaaTTTAATTGCGGGAAAATGCAAAAATTGATTAAGAAAGCTGcatcttcacctttaaaacgctttTCGATTGTTGTCGACACgacactttgatcaaaagatatcgcaTTTTAACCGTCGAAttgatacacattttattttacacaaaaagttctAATAAACATGTTCAAAATtgtcttagctacattttttatttgattaaactaactctattttactttatctttgataacTCGCGTTTTTAACAACTATcaaccctaatttgcgaccatttttttAAGGCcatcaatattaagaaaaaaaattagctttaatttgatataaaaaacatgcaaaaCCGTCGTGAGCAGcgtgatttatttaaaaaataaatgaacgaaataccatttttgttcaaaaattaattactattaattgaattaaaaatatttgcggtcaCTTTTTGACTAGCAACCTATAATCAATGTATTCtcttaattttaaatgtatgtaaaaaatgtGAGTTTAATTTTATGAACGTAGTGTAGTGATCCTGCACTCCTGCAGTGGCatcttagccagaaggttacacaaatggaagatgtacaataagccaattggctgCAATACGACCAGTTACAATAAAGGGCTTCCGAAAAAAGGGGGCAGGTGTATGTAGATAAAAAACCATTTTCACAAAATAAAAAAGGGGAAAGGAGAagacaagaaataaataattacaaaaacaTGAAAAATGAATTTAGAAAACAACAATAATTAGCTGAAATGAATATAAGTAATAGATGGTATTACAGTTACAGGTTAGACAATAGGTGGTATGTGAATATAGCATGTTTTTAAGTGTTCTATGTTGCCCACAGACATCTCAATTTTCGaaaactgaaaataatatttCTAAAGGACATATTAAAAAGCAAACTTTGTCAACATTCtgatatattaattatttaattacagATATAATTTCTTACTAAAAACTAATAACCAACTAAAAACAAATTCTTACTAAAAactacttatattaaaaaaatacataacaTTTACCAAAAATGTCGAATATATTCATTTTGATTACAACGTTAAAATCTGTAAGGCTAACATCCCTCACACCAACATTTCAGACTAGCACTGCAATGGCCACTTACTCTTCCATTTCCctcttccttgcatattctgcgGCACGCTTCGTTGTCCCAGACAAAGCATGGACCCGAAAATCTTCCGGAAGGGCAGTCACCGAAAGTCAATTCGGTGCCGATGGTGAGGATCAATAAGATGGCGAAGATAAAGTAACCTttcattttgtaaattttctataTAGTACTGTTTGCTTGTAGTTCTTGCTTGTTTGTGTCGATGAAAAGGAAAACAGGGAGTTTATATACAAATTTCGAAGTATTTGATGACCAGCTTGGAATTTTTTGGGTTTAACCAGGAAGaagaatatatttgttttttaattttttacgtcaaatacaAGAAGTGGTTTTTCCGTTTTATAATAGTCAATGTTAATACgtgttaatattaatattgtttagTTGCTAAAATAGCAAGTTTTTGGTAATACAGAATGTCTCGgataagtgaaaaaaaaattttgcagaaaaaatttttttgaaaataaatttgataattttaatgtttgGATGTAGTACTAAACAAAATATTGTACAataatttttaatcaaaaatatGGTTTGATAATGACTTAATATTGGAAGCTGTCGAAACGTTAATAATAATGagttgtttattgttttggtatcttttacaaaaaattaataaaaaatcactTGACGTATAGATATAAACAGTTCTGGATACTTCTTACCATATTAAGTGACGTGATATAGTTTACTACTTATCTATACAATGTAGTTTTATACACGTTTATTTTTTTCCTCTCCCATGCATAATTCTTATATCAGTTTTATCATTGTATTACCATTAATCTCTTTTCTGTATACTACAATGGTGATAATTGTACTAGCACAGTGCTACATACTTGAATACTTATAAGATGAAAACAATACACAGTAGAATATCTCCAATTACAATAGAGGAGTTGACAAATGTCATTAAAGCCAACAATAAAAGGAAATGTTGTGAGTTCGGATGAAATACCGATAGAAGTTATAAAACTTTTTCAAACGGGTAGAATACCAACTGGTTTCTTCAAAGTTGCATATATAGTACCAGCATTATTACGAACGATTGGCTATAGTCCACCTCTATTCCTTTGTGACAGAAACTGCAGGCTAAAGAATGGTTAGATCATAGGAGCATCAGCCTAATGTGAAAGGTACTCAAAATATTTCTGAGGATCATTCATGGTAGAATTCATAAACAACTGGAAAAAGAGGTAGATAGTAGCAAGTTTGGATTTAGTAATAGTCTGGGAACGAGAGAGACATTATTCAGTCTCCATCTCCTAGTACAACGAAGCCGAGACATAAACGAAGATGTTTTTCTGTGCTTTCTAGATGTCCAGAAGTTGTTTGATAAAATTTGGCAACTACTGAAAGATACAAGAATGATTGCTAACTTACACTGGGTCAAAAATCTTCAATTGGATCTATGAACTTTTGAAAGCCGTTGATATAAGAAAaagagttagacagggatgccttttagaaggcttttgataaagtTAATACAGCAGAATTGCTGTAGCAGAAAGCTGTAAAcattaaccaaaaaaataaacTGCACTGAACTGACACACACTGACAATCCAATTGTAATAAAAGTCAAAGATAACCCTATTAACAACATCTATATATGTAGATATTACAGTTCTCCTAATAGTAGCGACAATGACGTGCGATATCTACTAGATTACGTGAGAGTGCATGTAACGAGTATGGGCTGAAGTTaaacaccttcttcttcttcttcttcctttgctcTATCCGTTTcagacgttggctattaacaaggctattttgactttgtttacggcacctctgaacagttcggtcgatgttagtccgaaccattgtcgcaggttatgcatccatgagtgtcgtcttcttcccggtccccttctactgtcgattcttccttggactattaactgtagcagcctgtacttagtatgcctcatgacatgtccgaagtactcaagcttccgtttctttacggtgaagattatttctttgcttttgcctattctctgcattacttccacgttagtgatgtggtatgtccaggatatccgaagaatacggcgatatatccacagctcaaaggattctagtttcttcagggtggcttccgttgtggtccatgcctctgctccatagaacaagaccgggaagacataacacttgaccagtcttaattttagttccattgacattttgcttgtgaaccactttttcatattgttgaacgcgtttcgcgctttttcaattcgtgatcttatttctgttgactggtcccattttgtgttgactgtggttccaaggtatgtgtatgtctccacttgttctatttttcggttgtttaatgtcaattgcatcggaggttgttgtgttctgctgatgagcatgcatttagttttggttgtattgagttctaaaccatattcttgacttgctgtgtgtatgctttgcatgagtctttgaagctcgttgcagtcatttgcgataataactgtgtcgtcagcatatctaatattattgattacctctccgtttactttgataccctccgaaacttctcccagtgcttgtCTGatgatttgttcagagtatatattgaacaggatcGGCGAGAGGActcatccctgtcgtacaccctttttaatatctatcttccctctgtgtaagttgcccatctttatctcagcactttggttccaatagagactggttattatgcgcagatccttgccatcaatatgcatctttgtcttaagtagacacatacagttatattgactactctgttacgacttccgtcctaacttgtcaacattgtcatttcaatcagttgcttccataaagtcctcgtagacacaccgtctcaggacttgcaacttcaacgtggagtcatatgtcgccatgttacctaatccaacggtaactttaacatcataagtatttataagatataatgtcgaacaaatgtaactaattatttgttaacgggtttttacccatatatttagtggctacattcatgtactcctagtaagtattaaccacacttttctttaaccttggtcaaaattttaacttcatgttctttttaattaagtggttacatattttctagttccgaaaacgttctgtctaacacagcccgtttgggtttttaaatacagtatactccttatataacgaacacggttattacgagatttcgcttataacgaggtacattagatgtcccgtgaaatttctattgaactataaccttCTATAGCGAGACAattttggttataacgagagaaaataagatcaaaaaatgtgttttttttacgtttttggcccggcAGTGGCTATatataaataccctttttaactgccgcccgcaataaacttgttcggaaatttacaatttatgattcacaagtgtcattgtatggggttgaccattcgcacctaataataAGAAGGTGCTAATAGACAACATGTGGAAAGTGCTGTAAACGTTataagaaactttatccaaagacaaaacgGAAATTAAGaagcatacaactgtttcacatctttagaaaataggTATTATAGACAGAATGATACTGGagaatttaaagcagtcaaaaatgacagacttctttctattgcagaagcaatagtttatgttatccttgaaagtacgctttatacagatttacagaatacagattttttattttaatgaactttttttcaaaaacaccattcaaacaatatttagcatcttatattgctccgattGGCTTCACTagaggaagttaatgttttagaaaactacatattcatatgtatgctcAGTATTACTGTtgtttgatataacgagatcggcttataacgaggtaatttgtgtgccatttcagttctcgttatagagggagtctactgtatataccttttacaaaggattttaattaatttttaatatatggtatacagccaaatacaggaacgtagattccttgtggatgcatcttcctgagcatttccatgagtttatcatgtttgaccttgtcaaacgccttggagaagtcgatgaagcacaagtggacgtccttgtgcatgtctctgcatctttgaattaaaacttgcagactgaagatcgcctctcttgtgcccaatgcgcttcggaatccgaactgtgactccgatatatttgcttcgcatttgttatatattctattgtgtatgattttggtgaaaactttggtaatgtgatttatcaagcttattaagcggtgttgatcacagtgttttgcacttggtgttttaggtatggctacaaaggtcgatcgaagccattcctccggaatcccccctttgtcgtaaaaggtgttaaaaaggcctgtcagaaaatcgaggaagtggtcatccgtttcgcatagtagttttatgatctcgccctgtatgttgtcgggacctggtgttttgtcgttttttagcgatgaaatggctttttccacttcagacacAGTTAACACAGTTAAACACCAAGAATCGTAATTATATGATATCTAaagataaaattctcgatagcaGAATACAAGTTATAAGTCAGCCACGTCATAGAATGGCCGATATAACGTACTAGGGTTACAAAATGAATAGTGATTGAGACCGATCTTCAGAAATTTGTTGCCGCATTGGACACAAAAACAAGCtttctttatattcttctttttatgtatacatgactctgtttttcaatgtgtctccatcgttgtttcatcgttttcgtggccttcctattggggaaccgtctcttgccgtctttactactcctcattcggcttatatgatcgttccattctactcttctatttcttaccagttcttgatgttgtccgccttgcatctacatcgtatatctgtacttctagctctgtcacaTAGTGTTTTACCATTCATTTTCATCAAGCGTTTTCATTTCAGCTGTTTCTAACGTCCTTTTTGCCCTCTCTGTGCCAGGTCGtgtattggtctgatgactgttttgtaaattctgcttttcattTTCTTCCCGGTAATTccatttctccatattgtttcatttcatCTGACCTTCTAGCTCGAATTTACATCTTCGTAAATTTGCttttataaccatgtattttgtattttttggtgaaagtaacatgttaaattttctggcggttatattaaattggtgcagcatacgttgtaaatcatcttcactttgggagagtagtattgcgtcgtttgcttagcaaattattttaagttgtttttctcccatttggtatccttttttagttcttaatttttttattatttcatccataatcaggtcgaacaatagaggactcgggGAATCTCCCtgccttatcccattgccagcttcaatagggtcagttagttcttcttctacttctattgtgttgttttggtagatattttcgatcgttttgattgttaccagaggtatctctcttgcgtaaaATAAATGGATAACGTCATTTAATTTGACTCGGTttaatgccttcttaaggtccacgaaacatagatatgccagtttgttgtattGATGATGATGTtcttatgatttctcttgcacttgcttcattataaatatagcgtcggtgcaggatcttcctgacctaaaatcttgttgttcttttgctagtgttataaaactgtccgggtccgatttgtctccctttttgaaaagaGCTATTAAGAAACTTGAtcttcattcttgaggaattctgttctgttctattattttttggattagttttagtagtttgTTTGGTCAAATCTGATCTTCCGTACTGTAGGAGTTCGtgcggtattctgtcctctcctggtgattttctgtcttttaatttccttaatgctccTGTCGTCTCGGGGGAGAAAAGACTTCTAACATCGTCTCTCTAC from the Diabrotica undecimpunctata isolate CICGRU chromosome 1, icDiaUnde3, whole genome shotgun sequence genome contains:
- the LOC140439246 gene encoding drosomycin-like, which produces MKGYFIFAILLILTIGTELTFGDCPSGRFSGPCFVWDNEACRRICKEEGNGRVSGHCSASLKCWCEGC